A single region of the Bacteroidota bacterium genome encodes:
- a CDS encoding AAA family ATPase: MIDEYYEWRKELVGKYAHRRKVEWLQVFAKPIDIRKYNAGKNLSQVTMYELSSIKFLDIKELLETDKPELTKEQKHAVPYFLIIDEINRGNISKIFGELITLVEKDKRDKIKVRLPYSQKEFSLPSNLYIIGTMNTADRSIAILDTALRRRFVFKEIEPNADIIKIENQFADPDLDLAVLFEKLNAKIAEKVDRDHRLGHSYFLNVFRISDFKIIWYYQIIPLLMEYFYNAAESISSIITDAFIDKKTSQVKMIESEADFKQALLNIR, encoded by the coding sequence ATGATTGATGAGTACTATGAATGGAGAAAAGAATTAGTTGGAAAATATGCACACAGAAGAAAAGTAGAATGGTTGCAGGTTTTCGCGAAACCCATTGACATCAGAAAATACAATGCGGGAAAAAATTTAAGTCAGGTTACAATGTATGAGTTGAGCAGCATTAAATTTCTTGACATCAAAGAATTACTTGAAACCGATAAACCTGAGCTGACGAAGGAACAAAAACATGCAGTGCCTTACTTCTTAATCATTGATGAAATAAACAGAGGGAATATTTCAAAAATCTTTGGTGAACTTATTACACTGGTAGAGAAAGACAAGAGAGATAAAATCAAAGTCAGATTGCCTTACTCGCAAAAAGAATTTTCGCTTCCCTCAAATCTTTACATCATCGGCACAATGAATACAGCCGATAGAAGCATTGCCATACTCGACACAGCTTTACGCAGAAGATTTGTGTTCAAAGAAATTGAACCCAATGCAGACATCATCAAAATTGAAAATCAGTTTGCAGATCCAGATTTGGACTTGGCAGTTTTATTTGAAAAGTTGAATGCAAAAATTGCTGAAAAAGTAGACAGAGACCACCGCCTCGGTCATTCCTATTTCCTGAATGTATTCCGCATTTCGGACTTCAAAATAATTTGGTATTACCAAATTATTCCTCTGCTAATGGAATACTTCTACAACGCTGCAGAAAGTATTTCCAGCATTATTACTGATGCTTTCATTGACAAGAAAACATCGCAGGTGAAAATGATAGAATCAGAGGCAGATTTCAAACAGGCATTGCTTAACATCAGGTAA
- a CDS encoding CBS domain-containing protein, with protein MPKFESDFDMDFNMDDFEFTEVRLFNDPSYYLSHLIPEGNELISIHPDMPIQEAITKLISYDYSQLPVLTHQTRGLVGVISWKSLGQKFSLMNGNSKVKDLAFAPSVVFKETTPLFTAVPEIIRNDFVLVENNAKEIIGIVTAADLSSLFLSQTKPFLIIGEIESYLRDILGKLSISTLKAIAVSNDNKREINTVNDLSFGEYQRLFENEENWNKLNLQFDKKYFCGLMNTCRAIRNKTMHFDPQGLLEEDMNQLMKLLNLLKNLKDRGYFNI; from the coding sequence ATGCCAAAGTTCGAATCTGATTTTGATATGGATTTTAATATGGATGACTTTGAGTTCACAGAAGTTCGATTATTTAATGATCCATCTTATTACCTATCTCACTTAATTCCAGAAGGCAACGAACTGATTTCGATCCATCCAGATATGCCAATACAGGAAGCAATAACCAAACTGATTAGCTACGACTACTCTCAACTTCCGGTATTAACCCACCAAACAAGAGGGTTAGTTGGTGTGATAAGTTGGAAATCACTTGGGCAAAAATTTAGTTTGATGAATGGAAATTCAAAGGTAAAGGATTTGGCCTTTGCTCCTTCGGTCGTATTTAAGGAAACAACTCCATTATTTACCGCGGTTCCAGAAATAATTAGAAATGACTTTGTATTGGTAGAAAATAATGCGAAGGAGATAATTGGAATTGTAACAGCAGCTGACTTAAGTTCTTTGTTTTTATCGCAAACCAAACCATTTTTAATAATTGGTGAAATAGAATCTTATTTGAGGGATATACTTGGCAAGTTATCCATTTCTACTTTAAAAGCAATAGCAGTATCAAATGATAATAAAAGGGAAATCAATACAGTAAATGACTTAAGTTTTGGAGAATACCAACGTCTATTTGAAAATGAAGAGAACTGGAATAAATTAAATTTACAATTTGACAAAAAATATTTCTGTGGCTTGATGAATACTTGTAGAGCGATTAGAAATAAAACAATGCATTTTGACCCACAAGGGTTATTAGAAGAAGATATGAATCAGTTAATGAAGCTTTTAAATCTTTTAAAAAATCTTAAAGACAGAGGGTATTTTAATATATAG
- a CDS encoding AAA family ATPase — translation MNCQEVFLFNKERDRQTTKGYNTSFSTIIDDLNWRFSRSVRKETEETGKAPEVFAKISELTDEIASKIEFEKYEVFKEFYKRTAEFKLKETKLSIIDSIAPYESAFLSASKDILDLPLKYLGSGIEMIISLLFLETLASMSKEKLQILIDEPELHLHPKLQEQLAEYLWKISSGKDGHQIFVTTHSPIFFKNCVGRDGVKTFVTRKEDKTDKIFVDELSLGNGLFPWSPSWGEINYFAYNYMTIEFHDELYGFVQEKSHLFREKEIDDFLEQKFNIPKDRQWIRENGGVPKQPINTTLPVFIRNKIHHPENKAMQAETFSSNELKESIEILISVVNSIK, via the coding sequence ATGAATTGCCAAGAAGTTTTTTTGTTCAATAAAGAGCGAGACCGACAAACTACAAAGGGTTACAATACTTCGTTCTCAACAATTATTGACGACTTGAATTGGCGTTTCTCCAGAAGTGTTCGGAAGGAAACCGAGGAGACAGGAAAAGCCCCCGAAGTGTTTGCAAAAATTTCAGAATTGACTGATGAAATTGCAAGCAAGATTGAATTTGAAAAATACGAAGTGTTCAAAGAGTTCTATAAACGAACAGCAGAATTTAAACTTAAAGAAACAAAGCTATCAATCATTGATTCAATTGCTCCATATGAATCTGCTTTTCTTTCAGCATCAAAAGACATTCTTGACCTTCCTCTTAAATATTTAGGTTCAGGAATTGAAATGATTATTTCTCTCCTATTTCTTGAAACGCTTGCTTCAATGTCCAAAGAAAAATTACAAATTCTTATTGATGAACCTGAATTGCATTTGCATCCCAAATTACAGGAACAGTTAGCGGAATACTTATGGAAAATTTCATCAGGCAAAGACGGACATCAAATTTTTGTAACAACTCACTCACCTATCTTTTTTAAAAATTGTGTTGGCAGAGATGGAGTAAAAACTTTTGTAACAAGAAAAGAAGATAAGACCGATAAAATTTTTGTTGATGAACTTTCTTTGGGCAATGGTTTATTTCCTTGGAGTCCATCTTGGGGAGAAATAAATTACTTTGCTTACAACTATATGACGATAGAATTTCATGATGAACTTTATGGTTTCGTCCAAGAGAAGTCACATCTTTTTAGAGAGAAGGAAATTGACGATTTTCTTGAGCAAAAATTTAATATACCAAAAGACAGGCAATGGATTCGTGAAAATGGAGGAGTTCCAAAGCAACCGATAAATACAACATTACCTGTTTTTATAAGAAATAAAATTCATCATCCAGAAAACAAAGCAATGCAAGCAGAAACTTTTAGCAGTAATGAGCTGAAAGAATCAATTGAGATATTGATAAGTGTAGTAAACTCGATAAAATAA
- a CDS encoding restriction endonuclease subunit S, producing MSKTYDTIESISKSINSGITPLRSNSDYWTDGVIPWLKTEQLGEFQIKETNEKISKKALEETGIKINPANTISIALYGEGRTRGNVSILKTPMTTNQACCNIVVNDEVADYRYVYYWLKNNYHQLRNLSSGVRKNLSADEIKSFPFNCRKPNEQASISEILSTLDLKISLNNSINTELETMAKAIYNYWFTQFDFPNEEGKPYKESGGELEFNEELKKEIPLGWGVKIFDKFGEFKNGINYEGNVVGDKVVRIVNVRDISNTTYFILKGELDEISLPEKDSSRYLVHENDILIARSGTPGATRLIHKDIGDVIYCGFIIRFNVYRETQELITLRDFLLPLLMNGQVKLK from the coding sequence ATGAGTAAAACATACGACACAATAGAAAGCATTTCAAAGTCAATTAACAGTGGAATAACTCCATTGAGAAGCAATTCTGATTATTGGACAGATGGTGTAATTCCTTGGCTTAAAACGGAGCAGTTAGGAGAATTTCAAATTAAAGAAACAAACGAAAAGATTTCAAAGAAGGCACTTGAAGAAACTGGAATTAAAATCAATCCTGCAAATACAATTTCAATTGCTTTATATGGTGAAGGAAGAACAAGAGGAAATGTTTCCATCTTAAAAACTCCAATGACTACCAATCAAGCTTGCTGCAACATTGTAGTTAATGATGAAGTTGCCGATTACAGATATGTGTATTATTGGTTGAAGAATAATTATCATCAACTAAGAAATTTATCATCAGGAGTTAGAAAAAATTTAAGTGCTGACGAAATAAAATCTTTCCCTTTCAATTGCAGAAAGCCAAATGAGCAAGCATCTATTTCAGAAATTCTTTCCACACTTGATTTAAAAATTTCTCTCAACAACAGCATCAACACTGAATTGGAAACAATGGCAAAAGCCATTTACAACTATTGGTTTACTCAATTTGATTTTCCAAACGAAGAAGGTAAGCCCTACAAAGAAAGCGGAGGAGAATTGGAATTCAATGAAGAATTAAAAAAAGAAATTCCTCTTGGTTGGGGTGTGAAAATCTTTGACAAGTTCGGTGAGTTCAAAAACGGAATCAACTATGAAGGTAATGTTGTCGGGGATAAGGTTGTGAGAATTGTAAATGTTCGTGACATTTCAAACACAACATATTTTATTCTCAAAGGTGAATTGGATGAAATCTCTTTACCTGAAAAAGATTCATCAAGATATTTGGTTCATGAAAATGATATTCTAATTGCAAGAAGTGGAACACCAGGAGCAACAAGATTAATTCACAAAGACATTGGTGATGTAATCTATTGCGGTTTTATAATCAGATTCAATGTGTATAGAGAAACCCAAGAACTCATAACTCTACGTGATTTCCTTTTACCGTTGCTGATGAACGGGCAAGTGAAGCTGAAGTAA